From the genome of Delphinus delphis chromosome 8, mDelDel1.2, whole genome shotgun sequence, one region includes:
- the JAM3 gene encoding junctional adhesion molecule C produces MALRRRPALALLLLLRGCLIGAVNLKSSNRNPVVQEFESVELSCIITDSQTNDPRIEWKKIQDEQTTYVFFDNKIQGDLAGRAELLGKTSLKIWNVTRTDSALYRCEVVARHDRKEIDEIVIELTVQVKPVPPVCRVPRAVPVGKAATLTCQEGEGYPRPHYSWYRNDVPLPTDSRANPRFRNSSFLFNPDTGTLVFSAIHKEDSGQYYCIASNDAGSARCEEQDMEVYDLNIGGIIGGVLVVLTVLALITVGICCAYRRGYFINNKQNGESYKNPGKPDGVNYIRTDDEGDFRHKSSFVI; encoded by the exons gCTGCTTGATAGGGGCTGTGAATCTCAAATCCAGCAACCGAAACCCAGTGGTACAGGAATTTGAAA GTGTGGAACTATCTTGTATCATTACGGATTCACAGACAAATGACCCCAGGATTGAGTGGAAGAAAATCCAAGATGAACAAACCACATATGTGTTTTTTGACAACAAAATTCAGG GAGACCTGGCCGGCCGTGCAGAACTGCTGGGGAAAACTTCTCTGAAGATCTGGAACGTGACCCGGACGGACTCAGCCCTTTACCGCTGTGAGGTGGTTGCTCGGCACGACCGCAAGGAGATTGATGAGATTGTCATCGAGTTAACTGTGCAAG TGAAGCCGGTGCCCCCAGTGTGCAGGGTGCCAAGGGCTGTGCCTGTGGGCAAGGCAGCCACGCTGACCTGCCAGGAGGGCGAGGGCTACCCCCGGCCGCATTACAGCTGGTACCGCAACGACGTGCCACTGCCCACAGATTCCAGGGCCAACCCCCGGTTCCGAaactcctctttcctcttcaaccCTGACACGGGCACCCTG GTGTTCAGCGCCATCCACAAGGAGGACTCAGGCCAGTACTACTGCATTGCCTCCAACGATGCGGGCTCAGCCCGCTGCGAGGAGCAGGACATGGAAGTGT ATGACCTCAACATCGGCGGGATTATTGGGGGAGTCCTGGTTGTCCTGACTGTACTGGCCCTGATCACAGTGGGCATCTGCTGTGCCTACAGACGTGGCTACTTCATCAACAATAAGCAGAACGGGGAAAG CTACAAGAACCCAGGGAAGCCGGATGGAGTTAACTACATCAGGACGGACGATGAG GGCGACTTCAGACACAAGTCCTCGTTCGTGATCTAG